The window CTGCCCAATAATTGGTGTTGTATCCACATTGATCATGGTTGTTTGTATTTTACTTGTATCTCTGGGAGGCATGATTTGTTCATGATGATGTACTCTTCTAATTCATAGGTTCAGAAGATGATGCTGTTCAGTCCACTGGGGTACCAAAGGATAAACTGCTTAGAGGGTTACTTTCTGCTGGATTTGATGATCGATCTTGTATCAGCAGGTATCAGTCAGCTGAATATCGCAAGGAGCTATCACACAAACCTTCCTCTTACCTCACTTCCAGGTTACGAAGATATGAAGCTCTACATAAAAAATGTGGACCCTATACTGAATTGTATAACAAAACCTTGGAGCAACTGAAGTCTGGTCATTCCACTGGGTCCTCAGAATGTAATTATGTAGTATGGATTTCCTATAGTGGATTAGGGAATAGGATACTTACCCTAGCTTCATCATTTCTATATGCCCTCCTCACAAACCGTGTCCTACTTGTTGACCCTGGAGTTGATGTGGCTGATCTCTTCTGTGAACCGTTTCCAGAGGTTTCCTGGTTTCTTCCCCCAGATTTTCCCCTTAAAAATCATTTCAACAGCTTCAATCAGGAATCCCCTCAATGTTACGGGAAAATGGTGAAGAATAATACAATTGCAAATTTGAATGGGTTGATACCATCTTCTGTGTACCTCCATCTAGCCCATGATTATGGCGATCATGATAAGCTTTTCTTCTGTGATGAGGATCAATCTTTTCTGCAGAAAGTACCTTGGTTGATTGTGAAAACAGATAACTACTTCATCCCATCTATTTTCTTAATCCCTTCTTTTGAGCAAGAATTGAGTAATCTCTTCCCAAATAGGGATACGGTTTTCCACTTCTTAGGCCGATATCTATTCCACCCCACAAATCAGGTTTGGGGACTTATTACCAGATACTATGAAGCCTATTTAGCTAGAGCACAAGAAAGAATAGGCATTCAGATCAGGGTCTTTGATGTTGGGACTGGTCCATTTCAGCATGTACTTGACCAAATCCTAGCTTGTACCATAAAGGAGAATCTTTTGCCAGAAATCAACAGAGAGCAACACATTATCAGCCCATCCAAAGGAACTCAGAAGTCTAAAGCTGTTCTGATGACATCATTAAGTTCCGGGTACTCTGAAAAGATTAGAGATATTTATTGGGAACATCCAACTGTAACCGGTGAGGTGGTTGGCATTTTCCAGCCGAGCCATGAAGAGTATCAACAAACAGAGAAGCTAGTGCACAACCGGAAGGCATGGGCAGAGATGTACTTACTGAGCATGACTGATATGTTGGTCACAAGCTCATGGTCAACTTTCGGGTATGTGGCTCAAGGTCTTGGAGGGTTAAAGCCATGGATACTATACAAGCCTGAGAATGGGACTGCCCCCGACCCACCTTGTCGTCGAGCCATGTCAATGGAACCTTGCTTCCATGCACCTCCCTTCTATGACTGCAAGGCAAAGGTCGGGGTTGACACAGGTAAAATTGTACCCCATGTGAGGCATTGTGAGGACATGAGCTGGGGCCTTAAGCTTGTTGATCATTATGATGAATTGTAATCATTCTTGTATGTCTTCAAAGATTGGGATTGGACACGGGTGAACCTGTTCGCCTTTAGATTGTTGAGCATTACGATAAATAGTAGTCTTGTGCCTGTTGTATAAGTTATAACTTTGATAATGAATTTGCACTTTTTTTCGGTGTGCAAAAGTagtaactaattttttaatgataccttctttcaaaaaaaggttttggttattacttattacttGCCCAAAACAAACAATTGTTAATGTAATGGAGTCAGATCCGACGGATTGATATTTTGTAGTTGGGTGTCGGGTGTGCATGTCCTGACATAAGGGGTTTTTCCCACTATGATCAGATCGAAATAAAACCCAATTGATTTAGATTggttaaggaaaaagaaaaataattaaaatcttaattccactagaaaaaaagattttaattgaacttgAAAAGGCACAAATAAATCCTAGTTCCActagaaaagagaaaacaacataaaatattaaaatatttggttCCAATTTAAAATAGCACTACACTCAATTTATCAAACCAAGACAAATAATCAAACCAAATGGCATTTAAATAGTAAGATATCAAATGATTTCATCCCAACTCAGTTGAGaagcaaaataaaatagtagCAATATTACAACTATTTTGCTGTCCTTTGCCATCTTTTGAAAtgagaaaataatttaatagattagaatttttgttttatactaATCAAGTAGGGGCAAAACagtaaataaaatatgtaatatatattcaaatataaGTAGATTGGATTGAGTTAGATAGATTTGTGAATTTATTGACCAGAATCCAACCTAacttgaagcaaaaaaaaaaaaaattggcgaTCGGTTTTGGTGGATTGGTAGATTGGCTACACTCCCCTTGTGTGTGAGGCAATTGGGTTAGTTCATGGATAGTTTTCCAAATGAATTGATATATTATGAAACTTTGATTTTATGTCTATACATTTGGTTTATATTCCTAATTGCAACCAAATCCAAATTAGGTCATTAATTGAGACAAAATAATTTAACTTGATATTGAACCAAATTATTCcattaaaaaagattaaattgaaTTGGAAAGAGGTCCCTAAACCATTTGTCTAAGACTACTAATAAGACGGGAGTATTTATTCATCAACGAAAAAGTGTTGCAACTCTTATTTGGATTAGCTCTATATGTATATACCAAACATATACGGAAAGCCCAAAGTTGTCcaaactctctttttctctctcactactattattggtaagttacatacACCAAGATCATGAATGTACAATCTTACCTTTTATctcaatattattttataagagaGGAccaaaaaagggggaaaaaaaataaaagcatttaAACTAGAACTTATtggcttttttcttttactattattagtaataattcttcattaattttcttatttatgaATTGCTTTCCATCAATGCTACATCTACACCCTTGATCATTAAACAAGGGTCTCTAATAAGTATGAACGGCTTAGGATTCTCTAGAAATCTTAAAAGTAACTCAATTGTGAGTAAGTTCATAAAATCCTATGCATCcattttaaaatgaatgaattgaattttgttcaatcatcaacattaaacccaactttgactatcaccatttttttacttatttaaacCATTGATGACGTACCAAAATCCAATCTCCTAATTTAAAAATGGATCATCAGGATTTTAGAATTTCCATGATAGAATTACCTTAAGAAATAGGATCTTAATCCAATAGGATACCAATCTTCAAAATGTACAAATAGGATTTTAAAAACTCCATGATAACTAGAGGATGTTCATCCAATAGGATTACTGATCAATATACACCCAGAAAATCCTTACCAATCCAAAATACAGACTTCAAGAACATTTTACTTTAAAGGAAAGCAACATCCAGGCATTAAGCCAAGTGAATCCCATATGTTATTTTCCACACTAAGTTCATCTCACGCTCAGCTTAATTCTACTGCATAGAATCAGTTCTTTCTCCCTTCAGATAAGATTATGTGGTATCCATGtctgcaacaacaaaaaataacaataaaaataatcctTAGCTAGACTGCATATGTGAACTCTGATGTAAATAACGGAAATCAAGGATATAAAAACCATACGTTGATTTGAATGGTGCACTTGTAACCCCAACAGGTGTGTTGAACGCAACCTCCTGAAATGGACCAGCCATCTTACCTCGTGGAAACCATCCAAGATCTCCACCCTTCTTCCCTGATGGACATTCAGAATATTCTTGAGCTACCTGCATCAAGAAAgcataataaattaaaaacaaaatcacaagTCAAAGCTGGTAATGTTTACAATCATTTTACTCTAAAATCACACCATTCATAAAAGACAAAAGAGCTTCTGATGTTTTGTCCAACAAAACTGAAGCATACCATGACATCAACCAGAACAATTATTAATATTGTGAGTTTGTGACCCCTCAGCTCCACCCCGATACAACAAAGAATATCTCTTGGAAGAAAATGTTGATTCTCTTTGTTCTCTTTTACTTTAACCAGTTTTGTACCTTTTAGCAATCACCTTGTCCTTGCCTGTGGTATCAACAATTCAACATGTCTGCaaaggctctttttttttttttttttttttttttaattaactccTAATGCACCCATGGTTTCAAAATAATGGAAGTTCATATCAAAATCAACTCACGTCAAGGGGAACAAATGAAGAGGGTTTTCAAGATGAGGTCCCCAAAGATAACCCcgccccccccaaaaaaaaaaactttgcttCAATTACAAGACAGAAGAATCAATCTTTGAATGTAAAATTACGCTCAaaggataaataaataaacgttTTAAAAACAGTTGCAGCTTCTAACCCAAGTACATGTAAAGTATCTCCATAAGATAGTAGTAAAAGCTCAGGATAAAGGCAGACAGCAAATAGAGGAGGGCAACAAACTATTACAAAGAAAGCTTCAAGAAATAATAATATCCTGATGATTACCTTTGCAAACTCAGCTGGCGGAACCTTATCTCCATTGCTAAGCCAGCCATCCTGCAGCTTCTTGTATGCTTCATTAATTTTCCCTTGCTTCTCACATAAGATATGCCTTGCTGAAAAAATAAACGGCCACAATAAATAGCATGACAacaagaacccaaaaaaaaaaaaaaaaacaaacaaacaaacaacaaaatgaaGTCAAAACTAGAAAAAAACTAGGGCAATGgggtaaaagttaataaataaacCTTTGACATATGTACAGGTGCCAAGCCCATCTGCTGCCTTTCCACCTTTCCCTTTACCCTTTGATGCATTCTCATCACTCCCACTTGCTGCCTGTTTTCCCTTACCCTTTGCACCTGAGTCCTTGGCCTTTGAGTCCTTTCCCATTGCCTGGCAAACCCAAATGATTTATTTTAGCCAAATGCAGATCCTATTAAAGTGTTAggaataacaaaaattcaaagctCAAGCCAGACACCAACGAACATTAATTCCAAACAGAGAGCAACTTGAAGCCACATAATTAGAATCATGGCAGAAGCAACCGAGAAACAATCATAAATTGAAGAACAAAggtttaaaacaaaattgaaagagCAGGTTACTACCTTTCAGTATGAAATTTTCTCTGTAATCATAAGAACAGTTTGTATCATGTTACAATACGATATTCCCACAAAATAGTTATCCTAGAAGATGCAGGCACAAGGGTCCACCCCTTTTATATTATAAGCTAACAAGGTTCATCTTATGCTTTTCATGATAAATAAAGTATCTACTAAAAGCTAAGAAGCATGGACACTCCAAAATCCCTGACATAACCATACTAGACACGGCATTCCCTGCATGCGTGTCCTTAGTGTGTTAGCCTGTTAGgagagggaaattttttttttaataattcctttaattttagatatgttagttgctatttattttgaaaacttaaaataaatataacccTATAAGcaaattatatatacacacacacacacacatactaatTGTTCTATCTCCACCATGTCGTAAAGTTTCCATGCCCCATGCCAATGTCTGTTTCCATGCTTCTTAGACTAAAAGCCTGTTTGCATTTCCAATCAATGCATTTTTGCCAATGACAAATAACCCATGAGAAAGTAATGATAAGCTCTCAACTACTCCCAAAAACATCCAAGATTTCAATTACACAACTCAATAACCCCAATAATAGATGGTTTTCCACATGATAAGAAATCAATCCCTAATTACTCTACTTATGCCAAAATAATAACAAgaaacttcttttcttttttttctttttctaaacaTGCTTTGCCCTTCCGTACACTTAATTAGTTCCActttcccaaaaataaataaataaataaataaaaaatccaaaggAAAAAGAACATCATATTCAGAGCAAAACTGAAATGGCAAATGAAAACACAACATACCCAGATGGGAAAACTACACCTAGACAGAACCCATGTTGGATAAATATACAGAATTATATAaagcatagatttttttttttagcagaaATTAACTTTGTACAAACAATACCCACAAGCAGAAAATTAGAAGTGCACTGAGAACATGGtaaaattaattgaataaaGAAATATGAAGAGGGAATTTTCTAGTTTACTATGAAAAGGAATAGAGAACAAGACCGATCTAAGATTGATTACCTTAAGATTGGATCAAAAGCTGCGACCAAAGATTTACGTTTGAGAATTTAGCAAGCCAAAGGAATAAAAAACTCTCGGGTTTTGAGTGTTGTTGAGGTcctttttaaattcaattaccctttttctttttttcaattggaGAACTATTGGGCCTAGTAACTATATGGGCTGGAACCTTTACTATTgggccttcttttttttttttttaatagtgaaAAGTAAATATTTCCTATTGGGCCTTCTACTACTATTCTAGTAATATAAcaaatctctcttcttcttttttttcttcttttttttataatttgataatgggtaaaatattattttggtctctaaattTTGCTAGAAGTTTGATtttcgtccctaaactttaaaaagttctttttttattcttaaacttcgtaaagaattttttcaatagtttggaaacaaaaacaatgatGAAAAAAGAtcatttttcaatagtttaggataaaaacaaacttttgacaaagtttaaggacataaataaattttttttaatagtttaaggatgaaaaacgaattttttaatagtttagggacgaaaaatgaacttcttaaaatttaggaataaaaaccaaacttttggtaaaatttagggatcaaaatagtattttaccatttgataattataatagGAGAAGGGagacttgaaagttgaaacctaACGGTCTTTGTTATAAATCCTTAAAAGTGCTAGTTGAACTACTATGCTCTCGACCACATAATTCTCTTGGCTATCTCTATATTCCTACCTCTTTTATTATTAAGCAATCAGCTTGTaactccatgcatatgcatggatacacttaaatatatacaataagaagcataatataattcctatatatataatttaaatactattgatagtcatttttatattttgttaactctttaaaaaaaaaattgtaagaatattattaggtataaaatgtaaattgtccatttttttttataaaaattatagtgaagcactttttttttctttttttttttactatttatttattctagactctttggtttttgtatttaataactcatttggatgaatatttataatgtggtcctacatttgattctaaaattaagaaacaaaactctttaaaaataaataatttaggacacatggcgcaaaattgaaactctaatttggaattctaatttgagtttctttcagcttcacctattatatatatatatatatatatatatatatagaagccTTAATTGATGATCTAAGTTATTTCCCTCTTGACGTTTGAAGtgagtttaattgtttttctttgacttATCAACTCATTGCATGATCAACGTTAAGGAGACTAGTATTGCAAATAAGACATTTTATGTCCACTTTCTTTGTGCCTTCATATTATCGTCAGAAAGAGTGAGGAATAAACAAGAATTAATTGAAGGAGTAtttgtttcaaagaaaaaatatctcCCTTTTCCTAACTATTACCACCTCCTAAGAATTATAAGCAATGTAGCATATGCTCAATTTGCAGCTATAATTTGGTAGCGTGAAATTTTCAACTTTATGCTACAATCAAGAGATAATTAGGATTTtacaaccaccaaaaaaaaaaaaaaaaaaaaaaaaaaaaaagaagaagaagaagagataatTAGGTAGAAATCTAAGTTGAAGCtataataaagtaatttttgttaGGTTAAATGCTTGGCACACTATGTGTGAGAATATATAACTATTTTGATATGTGATATAATATTAATACtagaatgtataatttattattaatggaACAAAGTGGGCTAAGTGGACCGAACTAGATAGAAATGGACTGAAATAACCAAAATGGATTGaaataaaaccaaaatgaaccaaaataGACTGAATGAACCGAAGTGAACTGAAATAGACCGAGCTGGACCAAAATAAACCTAATGATCAAAATAGACCAAACTGGACTGAAATAAATCGAATGGACTGAAATAGACTGAATTGGACCGAACTGGACCAAAATAAACCGAATTGACCAAAAAAGACCAATCTGGACCAGAAATAAACCGActggaccaaaatggactaaAATATTGCATTGATATAGCTCAATAGTAgtgtaacaacaataaatattatgctTTAGCTTTTAGATACTACATAGATTTTTTTAGAGTCAAATATTATATAGATAGATTAGCATTTATTGGTATTTCCAACGGAAGTGTCTAGAATTTCAATCTCAATCCCCCACTTAagatatatagaaaaaaaaaaaaaaaaaaaaaagctaggagaaaattttgtaaacaaCACTATTTTCACATTGCCAACATTGGAaatttcaagaaagaaaaaagaagaatccTCCCTTTTATACATGCATgtctagaaaataaattttacatttgtCGTTGGCAATCACCAAGTTGCCACACAAGACTCATTAATCCGCATACACATCCATTTACATCGTCATTCTATGCCCATAAACTTGCCTTTCTACCATCAAAGGCGAGTGGTCAGTGACAAAAGCTTATTCCCATGTGGTTTGATTTGGGTCAATATACTAGAATCGAATTCTCAAGAGCACAAAGTTGATTCTCATGACGTCCATCAACTGATACCATTGAGATCTTGGTAGAGTTAAGAGGCTAAATTACAACTGAACCCACGTGAGCATTAATAAATATTTGTGTGTATTTacttaaatgattaaatttactatattctaataatttaaacttttgaaacaatcagtaatttaacattttaatcacttaatcataattctaacaGTACTTAAATAACCAAGGAAAGCTTTTGAGGCCAAGAAACTACTCATCCATTCCAATAATGACTACTCCTATTCCTCCATCACATCACCACCCACATTGTCAAGATTTGTAATGTTTAGTCAtggaattgacaaaaattaaatctgAGAGAACAAAATTATAACCATCCCAAACTTAAGAGGATACAATTAATTGAACTTGgtgtttttcttatatttgagGCACTGACACAAAGCAACACTAGAGCTATGAGCTATCAACAATATAAATAGAACCAAGATCAGATCGCCACCACGCCACGCCGACATTATGTAGAATGATGTTGAATGTTCTCTTAAATACGCCACGTGACATTTCCAATAAAAGTTCAATTGCCCCTGGAAGTTAGATATATTTGTCTAAAACTTATAAACATGTGAGGTATGAGTTGTTCTCATAATCATATCATAAAACATCTATAATTTTCTACTGTTACTAATGCTTACAAAATTAACAatcatacttaaaaaaaattccatttccTAAGCAGCATCTACTACTCAGAGTTTGAGTCAGAATCAGAAAACGGCATCTGGAATGCATCTTTTGGATCCACGTCAGTCATGGAAGGAGGTTTATCTTTGTTTGACGCTGCTCTAGCCCTGCCTCTCCTTTTTGGTCTACTTTCATCCTGTAAACATGCATATTGCAGTTTGTCACACTGGTGGTCTATACATCTAAATtgcagaaaaatatatataatgccACTGACTGGATGACTTGGATTTGCAAAGAGCAACAGCTATAGTAAACTAAATGAAGAGCTACATCTGTGAAGGAGTAGAAGTAAAATAACCCAAAAggataaatataagaaaaatggaaaagatcATCTGTAAAAAGTAAATCATAGATTCATTTCTTGCTAGGATAACATTAATTAAGATGATAAAATAGCATTTATGAGCCACACACGCATAATTTGGACTAGGTAAGCAATCATGATCATTCAGCTTTCAAGAAGGTAAAATGTAGAAGTAATCTCTCTATATTTATTTGGTGAAACAACAATATTGGTCTCTCAAGTTTACCTTGTGTGTGCAATTGGTCTCTCAAGTTTGAAGCATGCGCAATTGGTCtctcaagttttcaaaatgagcAATATATGTCCTTTTACTAACTGCCATTAACGGTGTTACTTATGTGACTAACGGAacaatgacttggcattttattttaatgatgtggcatatttttaattaaaaaattacacatgAGAAACATTatttaccaaattaaaaaactattttttaccAATTATAAACACCCAGCCAcggctaaaaaataaataaataaataaataaaaacctagcCACGAGACAGAGAAGGGGAGAGAGGGAACAACAAGCCCCAGCCGCCGCAACGCTACCGTACTGCAACGCTATTATGTCACCCTTTTCAAACCTGCAACGCTACCATACACCCAATGATTTAAATCAGCATCCAACTCTCTCAGCACTTCCAAGCACAGTCCTGCTGCTTTTATAGGTCTCACCAACTATACCATTTAGCACACTTACAATTGGATCTTAGAGGAGCCTTTCCTTTCAAAACTCTACTTATTGTACTACTTGAAGCAGAATCAGAAGAACCTTCTCTTTCATCAAAGCTCAACTGTCTATTCCGTAACAATGAAATCTCTCCCCTTCTCTGCCTCGTGGCTGGCTgggtgtttgttttttttttaagccgtaGCTAGGTGTTTACAATAGgtagaaaatagttttttaatttggtaaatAATGTTTCTCATGTGtaattttagtttgtaattttttaattaaaaatatgccacatcattaaaacaaaatgccaagtcattgtTCCATAGGCCATATAAGTAACACCGTTAATAGCAATTAGTAAAAGGACTTATATTgctcattttgaaaacttgagggactaattgCGCACGCTTTAAACTTAAGAGACCAATTGCGCATACAAagtaaacttgagggaccaatattGTAGTTTCgcctatttatttattctccCTCTTTGTCTAACTTCATAGGTTTTGGGTATAATCACGTAAAATTCACATAAGCAATAAACATAATAAGAGTAGCACATATTATTGAGTATTGACAAAGCTTAAATACCATCAAAGAGAGAGATCCCAAGCCATCACTTACATTTGCTGGCTGACTTGGTTGACTTGGTTGATTTGACTGGCTTGGAGGAGTTGGTCGACTCCTTCGCAGCCAGATGGCACCAAAAGACATTAATGCCCCAAGAAGCAAATATGGACCATTCCTTGGATCTCCCAAACGATCATAGATTCCCCTTATGATGCCATGAATCCTTTGCTTTAATGTGATTTTTGAAAGTACTTTTTGGGCTCCTCTAACCCAAATAGGATCTGCATCCTCCGGAACAAGCTCAGGAGTTTTAGTTCTCTGCATCAGGAAGAGAATGAAAGGCATCAAAATTGCACTTCTTGAACTGCaggttttttatgttttaatattaattataatgtaATACCAGTGATGGTTCACAACGCACATATTCACCACCTCCTGCCCCCACGTGATCCAAGCAGGACATACAGGGAAAGTGGTCCCATCATTCTATGGGAAATATGATGGTTCCACAAATGTATGTCAAAAATTTGTGCATATTATAATTTGTGACCATCTTTTATGAGGTGCTCAAAACCAAATACACCTCAAGGAAAGATTTTGCAGATGACTAGGTATGCCAAagcccccaaattacaaatataaGCATGGGAAATATGATGGTTCCACAAATGTATGTCAAAAATTTGTGCATATTATAATTTGTGACCATCTTTTATGAGGCGCTCAAAACCAAATACACCTCAAGGAAAGATTTTGCAGATGACTAGGTATGCCAAAGCCCCCAAATTGCAAATATAAGCATCAGGTAAAAGAACTAAGTGTATACAAAAGAAAGCTTTCCAAGATTAGGCTTGTTTACAGAATCTGCAAATTGGAACAAGAAAATAGCTTACAAATGAGGGCAGATCCCTGGAGTCACCATCTTTGATTATGTTTGAGATCCATTCGATAATCTGCagtaaaataaaacacattgaAGGCAAGTGCACCTTGTCATAAAAAGGGGTTTTACATGCAATAGTTCTTCAGGCTGAGATATGTctcaaacaataaaataatcaccaaaaaaacaataacaagaaCTCATGATCATAGACTGACAGTTGAATTTGAATCTAAAATAAGGCAATGTCATATAAATCACTATTCTAGCAGCTGAAGAAAATTTCCCAGTACAGCATTTATACCTGTAAACTATCATCCGAACCACTGTATCTTGCCACAAGCTGTGAAGCAGGAGCCACATCATCACCTTTCATAGTATCCCATATGCCTTTTGGCTTTGCCTCAACTTTCAAATTCTCTTCggtaaaatttcttttgtaacgCACAATAAATATCCGAGGTACATCAGCCATGTCTCTCCTTGGTCCACAAGTGTCATAGATAGATTCAGAGCTATTACCACTATGGAGGCAGAAGTAGCAGTATTTCTGGATAAAAAACAATTACGCAAGCAGTCAGAGCTTGATACAGTTGCAAAGGATTGGGCGTTGTAAAAGTTGCAGACAAATTCTCATTCAAGTAGATGATTAATTTATGCAAAATCATCTTACAATAGTATATTAGATGCTAGTTATATCTGCTTTTCTCATGCTAAGCCTCTTTCAGAAGACTAAGGGAAAAGCTTGTCAATAATGTCATTTAACTCTTGCTATGACAGCAATTAAATGTTTGAATTATCAAAGCTATCTGCATATATGATTAACAACCACACGAGTACAGATGTTCTTTTCAAGGAAACAGTGGAAGATTGTGAAGTATCAGTAAGTGCAGGGGAAATAAAAGGAAGCAAAAGGTTTTAATTGTCCATATCAAAAGGACATAGAATCTCACTCCAGTAATATCCCAAGAGAACCAACTTTGCTACAAATAATA of the Quercus robur chromosome 10, dhQueRobu3.1, whole genome shotgun sequence genome contains:
- the LOC126701532 gene encoding galactoside 2-alpha-L-fucosyltransferase-like, translated to MKRFKKNQDDENGNGVARSPNSDSHIVVRDPDRKSGSNPMRLVGIVVVCLMIISVLFSVSVVLKDPPSDKVWIAAAEARFVDVGPKKGSEDDAVQSTGVPKDKLLRGLLSAGFDDRSCISRYQSAEYRKELSHKPSSYLTSRLRRYEALHKKCGPYTELYNKTLEQLKSGHSTGSSECNYVVWISYSGLGNRILTLASSFLYALLTNRVLLVDPGVDVADLFCEPFPEVSWFLPPDFPLKNHFNSFNQESPQCYGKMVKNNTIANLNGLIPSSVYLHLAHDYGDHDKLFFCDEDQSFLQKVPWLIVKTDNYFIPSIFLIPSFEQELSNLFPNRDTVFHFLGRYLFHPTNQVWGLITRYYEAYLARAQERIGIQIRVFDVGTGPFQHVLDQILACTIKENLLPEINREQHIISPSKGTQKSKAVLMTSLSSGYSEKIRDIYWEHPTVTGEVVGIFQPSHEEYQQTEKLVHNRKAWAEMYLLSMTDMLVTSSWSTFGYVAQGLGGLKPWILYKPENGTAPDPPCRRAMSMEPCFHAPPFYDCKAKVGVDTGKIVPHVRHCEDMSWGLKLVDHYDEL
- the LOC126702631 gene encoding uncharacterized protein LOC126702631 → MGKDSKAKDSGAKGKGKQAASGSDENASKGKGKGGKAADGLGTCTYVKARHILCEKQGKINEAYKKLQDGWLSNGDKVPPAEFAKVAQEYSECPSGKKGGDLGWFPRGKMAGPFQEVAFNTPVGVTSAPFKSTHGYHIILSEGRKN